Below is a genomic region from Vanessa tameamea isolate UH-Manoa-2023 chromosome 14, ilVanTame1 primary haplotype, whole genome shotgun sequence.
CACAAACAGCTATACACATTCAAtaacacttataatattaagacgAATCACACAAAACGGTTTGAATAATTTCACTAGAACCATCCCTGTTTACCTTACTGCTCGCTGttgaattcattaaaatattattaatttcagtaaCTAGGTAATCATTATCTAATCATATAATGATGTATTACTTTTGACATATCAATAACGCGgctcgaaattttttttttttattacgacaaAGGCTACGTTACTCTACGTAATGGGTTGAGGTGAAGTTGTACGTACTTGATACGTCTAACATGTAAGGtgtttaaaatgattttgaaaGTACAACCTACATTATAATATGAACATGAATAGGTAATTAACAAAAGAATGATATCTaatataatacctacattttcATTAGATACTAATTTCATTAATCTcaacaatgattttattatctaagaCAAGTGGTAGAGTGCCTATAAGTGAGTAAAAGACTTTACAATCGGTGAAAACGTGAGAATAAAAATCAGGGGAAGTAATTGGTGTACTAATTTTACCCTGTACTCTAGGATTAATGAAATTATGGTAAGTCAGTTTTGTGAAAAATCCATAATTCCTAGCTCATTGCAGACATATCGTTATAGCTTCTCAGTCGTTGCTTCATAGGGCAAGCATTAGATGTCACAGAATGAACAagcatacttaaaaaaaacacgacaGCTctcacaaattaatttaagaatattttaattggcCTTTTATAAGAAACTATGATCTTGGCGTAATTTGGCaccttaaaaaaattgaattaaataagttatcaaACTATCTAAGAAtatcgaattttataaaaatttaaattacaattggcAGTCAATTGTGgcctataaatatatctaatgaaACAATATTATCACCGTCGCAACGTGACATTACGGCTAttcatagtatattataatataagtgccCATCAATTGTGATGGTACACTCACCTAAATATCTACAATcccttaatttattatatctacgGGGAAATTACGATTCATTCATTTAATCAATCGATATTGTCCTTATAAGTTTTACGCGAGTacgtagtttataaaatattaaatgtatatttaatgcaTCATATATACTCACCAATACATATTCAATACATACATCATCTACAATGTCCCACTCATTGAGGACGTTTTCAAGAAAATGAACTTCATTATAttcgattaatattaatacgtttGAGAGAAAAGTATCTCTTTACaatctaatttttatatcttGAAATTGAGCTcaattttattcgaattaaatcctatttaattaaatgtaaccgTATAGTCTTTATACCAAAAATGCAACATAATTAATTGCgacaaattaaactttacttaatttaaactatacaatGTTTGTGCGCTCATGTCGAATAatctttagaaaataaaaaacttaattaaatttaattaaattaaaaaatacaattaatatatgcttaaaaatatttatgttaaatatggtgattccaatataaaaaattattgacggCAGATTCGACGCCAACACAAAACGGCCGTACTTATGAGGTTCTTCCGTTTTTGTTTCGACTATCGACGGACACAATACGCgtatgagtttatttatataaaaagacgGTTTTGGACACGCAAGCGGCGTGAACACGTCCCGCGGCGCATCGAGCGCTTGGCACCACACTGAGCACAAAACACGTTCTCGCCTCATAGTTCCCATCTGGGAGCTTTACATAGATCATCCGTGCCACCACATCACAATCAGCTCCCAGAACGTCTTCGGCGGCGAGTGGCCGAAGACGTAAGACGAATTTCAGAGACCCGGGTCACCTTCCGAGCCCATTTTGAGCAACTCCAACTTTTTCTTCGCAATTTTCGAGTAAAGAATGTCAATGGGCTTTGTATTATCGTAAAACGTCGGCGCTCTGAATATAATGAGAGCGGTGCCGAGGACGCAAGCTATCGTAAATGCGAACAGGAAAATTCTGTCCAGTACCATAGCTACATATTTCCAATCATCCTCAAcctgaaaattgaaaattgaaataatcttcgtgtaatattatatttaaaatttagtcaattattaaataatgtaacttaCACTCTcaaatttgtctttatttttaacatgctGAGCAATGAATCTAGATCCTTCTATTGTCTTTTCCATCTCTCTAACGTATGGTTTTTCTAGAGATGGACTGCCATCATCGAGGTCTAAGCGGCAAGGTGATCCTGGTGGTGGAGAAAAGAGTTCATCATCACCACCCGGAGGCGGTGGCGGTGATGGAGGCATTCCTGGCAGTTCATATTCCTCGCAGCCCCATTCCTTGAATTTTCCATCCATGTCATCGCCACCGTACACATCAGTAAGTAcctaaaacagtttttaaaaatgaaaaccatTTTATCACAGAAATGTCGGTCCGACTTCCAATTATTGTCCGTGTGAAAAGTATAAGACGGAAGTGGCATCTGAAATGCTCGGCGATTAAAATGTCAGTTCGCATTCACCGAGATCGGTGTATCGACGTAGCTTAAGCCGGCAGACAATTAGGTTGGAGAGGTTTCGGTTTCGGGCCGCGTCTGCCGGCTCGTATATCGTGATCCGTCCGCAGCCACCAGAGAAACATAAATAACGGGGGCCGCGCGCGCTCGTTAAGCCCTCCGGCATTGAGTAATAAAGGAAAATCGAAATAGAATGAAATTGGGCTAGAAGCGATATTTTCGCGATACACACGAAACACAATGGATTTAGAATACTGTTGAATGAAGCGAATCCCAAAAGAGTCCTACGACTGAGGacaattaaaatcgttattgTTGAAGGCGGCTTCTAGTTGACTGTAATAGCTTTTTGTTTGTATTGAATTCATTCTGATGGGAAATGGCTTAAATTAAGGAAACTCAATGATAAAAGGTGTTCTTTCGTTTGAAAAGGGATTTCTGAAGAAACTCCCTCTGTAAGaccttttttcaaatttaatttaacgtttaaatacaaagttatatctttttaattaaaattatttagagaTCATGCTACATGTTCTTTTTAATCATGTTTATTGAATGGAATATCTTCGCTTTTTTCTCTATAGTTTACCTTCATTTTATATGcgtgattatttttgtttttagtcaCTTGACCCATTTTGTTTTCTTACCTCAATCGGCTTatcattttcatcatcatcagatTTTTCGGGCCTTTGTATACATAAAATTCTGGGTAAAAAATCTATAAAGACTTTTCGCACCCAAGGAGCCATATGATGTGTAACTGGAGACCTAAAATTTACGTTTAGCACCACAATAGTGACTACGACTGATAACGTGACTAGCatcatagtaaataataaatattttcctaacAAGGGAACAGTCAGTGACGTCGGAGGTATAATTTCTGCTAACAATAAGAAGAACACGGTCAAAGAGAGTAAAATTGAGATGCAAAGTGAAATCTTTTCGCCTGAATCTGATGGAAGGTAGAAGACGAGTACTGATAGAAAAGAGATTCCAACGCAAGGGATAATGAGATTGACCGTGTAGAAAAGGGTTTTTCTCCGCAAGGTGAGGTTGAAAATAATATCAGGATAAGGTTCTTCGCAGCATGAGTAGAACTTTTCATTCCTTGTCGCCGGTACCCGCATGATGTCCCATTCGACCGATATATAGTACTCCGATAGATCGATGCCCATCCCTATATGATCGGAGTCCGGCGTCTGCTTCAAATGCCTCAAATCCacctaaaaattacaaatgtttaattttttaaatatattacattgataCAATATGtagtaaattgttatatatattgaataatatgttaatgtttttttttttcgcaagaTTACTAAAATCATTATCACATTAATATTATGGtgcaaaaataacttaaatacacGCTCTGTTCCTTACCTCATGACGACTAAACTACGGACAATatcgttattatatttgatgtagACCTTAAGATAAGATCAAAATTAAGTCGTACAGATTATAggatttatagaaaaaataattttgaagcaTATGGTATTGCAAAGAGCGTGTCGCTAGTACGCCGGAATCTGTATATTACGGCGATAGAAAAGGCTCTGATCACTTTTTTAATACGTGTTAAGATAATTCTTGTCTAAAAGTTggtaaaaatattgaagatgtataaatattattataaaaattggtaaattataacatacttCTTATAAATAAGACAGATAATAACCGCTACTAGTAAATCCAAGGCGTCGCTTTATTTATGAGAAAGTCGGAATAGCTCAGATTTATTGGCTTCCTCAGCTTGATATAGATAGATGCCCGCCTTTCAGAAGCCTATCTCTAAAGTCCATCCCAAACTTTTTATAGCACCCGCCTTTCATTGCCAGACATATCTCAGAGCTCGTATTATTTATCGAAcggcaatatattatattttactgacattgtatcagaaaaaaatatagtaatttatcTTACTTTATTGGTAGGAAATGATATAAGTGGtacgcaaaaaatgtatattttgtttacaattagcCATCAGTGACATAGGGAtctgaataataattaacaatcgCACGAGACATTGGCGAAATATAATCTGTGCTCTCTAGAcacaaaaaaaagcaaattaaaaaaaaaaataacataaattgacTAAACAATCAccgaatgattatattttaatttatatagtataaataagcTACCGTGTATCCGTCATAGCTCCATGAACCAAATTTCATGAAACAGGTCTGTTCATCGAAGGGAAAGTACTCGACGTCGATCTCACAAAAGGACTTATAAATGGCAGGCGGCTTCCAAACAACTTTTCCGTCGTGATGAAGGATAGCTTTAGTCATTATAGTCACTTCATAGTTGCCGTCCGcactgaaacaaaataaaatattattatacatacaagaatgctataaaaaatcttaaatatatatacttactacaTTAGTAAACCCAATcccaataatataacattatattttgaatcttacatttaaatgaaattagatCAGGagcatgtttttttataacctCACTCGAATTACCTTTATTTCTCGCTACTTAAAACGATCTGAGatttattttgtcaattccGACTTTATCAACAATGGCCAATTAATTTGGAAGAACATAGTGTATCTAAACTAAAATACATTCACAATCCTTTGACTACAAACATTATCATATTAGGCAAatacctttatttaatttatgagacTAGAGCcataacaaaacattaatttacatCACACCGTTTGTTGATCTAATCTACTAACCCTTTTGTACTATTAACAATAGTGCT
It encodes:
- the LOC113398652 gene encoding acetylcholine receptor subunit alpha-like 1; translated protein: MVLAFVVGVLCVWGRLSVANPEAKRLYDDLLSNYNRLIRPVGNNSDRLTVKMGLRLSQLIDVNLKNQIMTTNVWVEQEWNDYKLKWNPDDYGGVETLHVPSEHIWLPDIVLYNNADGNYEVTIMTKAILHHDGKVVWKPPAIYKSFCEIDVEYFPFDEQTCFMKFGSWSYDGYTVDLRHLKQTPDSDHIGMGIDLSEYYISVEWDIMRVPATRNEKFYSCCEEPYPDIIFNLTLRRKTLFYTVNLIIPCVGISFLSVLVFYLPSDSGEKISLCISILLSLTVFFLLLAEIIPPTSLTVPLLGKYLLFTMMLVTLSVVVTIVVLNVNFRSPVTHHMAPWVRKVFIDFLPRILCIQRPEKSDDDENDKPIEVLTDVYGGDDMDGKFKEWGCEEYELPGMPPSPPPPPGGDDELFSPPPGSPCRLDLDDGSPSLEKPYVREMEKTIEGSRFIAQHVKNKDKFESVEDDWKYVAMVLDRIFLFAFTIACVLGTALIIFRAPTFYDNTKPIDILYSKIAKKKLELLKMGSEGDPGL